Within Methanobrevibacter millerae, the genomic segment TTATTTAAATGAAGCTTATAAACATTGCAGTCCAAATCGTATAGTAATTGGGGATTATTATGATATTGATGAAAATACTGGTGAAATAAGTGAAACATATTTCACTAAATCATTTAAGGGTAAAAAGGGAGTTATAGACCCTTATTCTGTTTCACAAGGAGCTTTATTAATAGCAACAAATAAAGTCATGCCAACAAAGGATATTAAAAAAGTTAAATTTAATCCTGACCTCAAAAGTGGAGACGATCATGATTACTTCTGTAATTTATATTCAAAATTTGATTATGAATATTATTTTGTTGGAAATGATTGTGATGCAATTTATTATAGGCTTGTTGTAAGTAATTCTGTTTCTAGACAACCTTTATCATATGATTTTAATATAATCCAGAGATTGGAAGTAATGAAACGAGTAGATGAAATGTTTGAAAATTTGGAAAATCCAAAAATGGCAAAATTATTGGATTTGACCATAAATTCTAGCCAATTAACTTTTATTATTCGCTATCTTGAAAGATATCCATCACATTATGCTAAAGTCCTTAATGAAATAAATAATTATGATTTAAAACATTTCAACTACGATAACTTTAAAAATAGAACAATAAGTTTATTTAATAAAATTATTACAAAGAATGCTGGGGAAAATAAAAAACTTAAAGAGGAAAATAGTAAATTGTCAGATTCAAATAATGATAAAAAAATTGAGAAAGAACTTAATGATATTAAATCACATGAATCCGAATTAATTGAAGAAATAAACAATATTAAAAAAGAAAATGATGAATTAAAGAAATCTAATAAGAAATTACTCGATAGTAATCAAGGAAAATTGAATGAAAATATTGCTGATCTCAAAAAGCAAAATGAGCAATTGTTACTATCAAATAAAAAATTAAACGATTTGAATAAAAAATTAAACGATTCGAATAAAAAATTATTAAACTCAAATAGTTGGAAATTAACTGAACCCCTTCGGAAATTAAAAAAATAATGCTGGGTGAATTTAATGTTGAATGAGTTAGTAAACACGATTATTGAAATTAACATAAGAGATGTTATAAATTTTGATTTACCAATTAATGAGTTATTTGGATTAAAAATTAGAAATAACAATGAGTCTTATGAATTTATTATTAAATTATCTCAAAACAAGGATAATTTAATATTTTTTTGTGATGAAAACATCCCATTCCAAATTATTTCATCAAAACCAACGCTTTCTTTTTTAAATCAAGAGCAAGAAATAAAATATCTGACTGAAAAACTCTTTTATAAAGAAAAAAAAATAAAAGAAATTCAGTCACGGCATGATTCTAAAATAAATAACCTTAATGAAATGATTATTTCAAAAGATAGTGCATTAATTTCATTAACTAATAAAATAGAAGAATTAATTAAAGTTAATAATTCAGAAGAACTCCAACACCAAATTGAACAATTAACTACTCAAAATGTTAGTTTGAATGAGGTTGTTGCTTCTAAGGATGATGAGGCTAAGGTTCTTAATGATAGGATTGAGGAATTGACTTCTAAGAATGTTAGTTT encodes:
- a CDS encoding glycosyltransferase family A protein is translated as MIHKDKNFKNDGKNALIEIDIEDLDKQLEFYNKTLNQYEILNHNYTLKINSLQNQNKNLKNQNNKLVKDNEDLKNQNNKLVKDNEDLKNHKNDLKSQIDYFKKQIPEFNFKKGIDVLVPTYKAEKFVLKFLDSMKKQTLDYELFEVLFVINGERDNTENLIDDFSNNNPEINIKIIESEPGATTARNKGIDELNREYVIFIDVDDFISPNYLNEAYKHCSPNRIVIGDYYDIDENTGEISETYFTKSFKGKKGVIDPYSVSQGALLIATNKVMPTKDIKKVKFNPDLKSGDDHDYFCNLYSKFDYEYYFVGNDCDAIYYRLVVSNSVSRQPLSYDFNIIQRLEVMKRVDEMFENLENPKMAKLLDLTINSSQLTFIIRYLERYPSHYAKVLNEINNYDLKHFNYDNFKNRTISLFNKIITKNAGENKKLKEENSKLSDSNNDKKIEKELNDIKSHESELIEEINNIKKENDELKKSNKKLLDSNQGKLNENIADLKKQNEQLLLSNKKLNDLNKKLNDSNKKLLNSNSWKLTEPLRKLKK